The following are encoded in a window of Sphingobium sp. AP49 genomic DNA:
- a CDS encoding transcription antitermination factor NusB — translation MSRPSTARSRAPRADDVPGLPARRAALKLLDAVLRRGDPLELALHGATQGLADRADRALVHAIVAETLRHLPDLDALIDGATKQPLPDDAKARMVLRIALVQVLALGTAPHAAIATALPLVDGGPRKLVHGVFGTVTRAEPSLPVPPTLPADVAARWAGQWGEAMPLAAAHAYAVRPPVDVSLRDPAETDKWVEALGGTSLAPGHVRLPEGAVVPDLPGFAEGAWWVQDLAASCPARLLGAGAGRSVLDLCAAPGGKTMQLAAAGWAVTAVDQSKKRLERLSDNLARTGLSANVVPADLRSWAPDAPVDAVLLDAPCTATGIYRRHPDVLHRIGPRQIDELAELQGELLARVADWVKPGGTLVYATCSLERAEGEEQMARFLAARPDFAVQAAQPGELPAGMTPSADGWLRTLPDTLAEQGGTDGFFIARVVRIGN, via the coding sequence ATGTCCCGTCCTTCTACTGCCCGTTCCCGCGCGCCCCGCGCCGATGATGTCCCCGGCCTGCCCGCCCGCCGCGCTGCGCTGAAGCTGCTGGACGCGGTGTTGCGCCGGGGCGATCCGCTGGAACTGGCGCTGCATGGCGCGACCCAGGGCCTCGCCGACCGGGCCGACCGCGCCCTGGTCCATGCCATCGTCGCCGAAACGCTGCGCCACCTGCCCGATCTCGACGCGCTGATCGATGGCGCGACCAAGCAGCCCCTGCCCGACGATGCCAAGGCGCGCATGGTGCTGCGCATCGCCCTGGTCCAGGTGCTGGCGCTGGGCACCGCCCCCCATGCGGCAATCGCCACCGCGCTGCCGCTGGTCGATGGCGGCCCGCGCAAGCTGGTCCATGGCGTGTTCGGCACCGTGACCCGTGCCGAGCCGAGCCTGCCCGTGCCGCCCACCCTGCCCGCCGACGTCGCCGCGCGCTGGGCCGGGCAATGGGGTGAGGCGATGCCGCTGGCCGCCGCCCATGCCTATGCCGTGCGGCCGCCGGTCGATGTCAGCCTGCGCGACCCGGCCGAGACCGACAAATGGGTCGAGGCGCTGGGCGGCACGAGCCTGGCGCCCGGCCATGTCCGCCTGCCCGAGGGCGCGGTCGTGCCCGACCTGCCCGGCTTTGCCGAAGGCGCCTGGTGGGTGCAGGATCTGGCCGCATCCTGTCCGGCCCGGCTATTGGGCGCGGGCGCAGGCCGCAGCGTGCTGGACCTGTGTGCGGCACCGGGCGGCAAGACGATGCAGCTGGCCGCCGCCGGATGGGCCGTCACTGCGGTCGACCAGTCGAAGAAAAGGCTGGAACGGCTGAGCGACAATCTGGCGCGCACGGGCCTGTCGGCCAATGTGGTGCCGGCGGACCTGCGCAGCTGGGCGCCCGACGCGCCGGTCGACGCCGTGCTGCTCGACGCCCCCTGCACCGCCACCGGCATCTATCGCCGCCATCCCGACGTGCTGCACCGGATCGGCCCGCGCCAGATTGACGAACTGGCCGAGTTGCAGGGCGAATTACTGGCACGGGTTGCCGACTGGGTGAAGCCGGGCGGCACGCTGGTCTATGCCACCTGCTCGCTGGAGCGGGCCGAGGGCGAGGAGCAGATGGCCCGCTTCCTGGCGGCGCGGCCGGATTTTGCGGTCCAAGCGGCACAGCCCGGCGAATTGCCGGCCGGGATGACGCCGAGCGCCGACGGCTGGCTGCGCACCCTGCCCGATACGCTGGCCGAACAGGGTGGCACGGACGGATTTTTCATTGCAAGAGTCGTGCGCATCGGGAACTAA
- the rpe gene encoding ribulose-phosphate 3-epimerase, whose product MTRPILISPSILSADFARLGEEVRAIDEAGCDWIHIDVMDGHFVPNITIGPAVVKALRPHTQKPFDVHLMISPVDLYLDAFAQAGADIITVHPEAGPHIHRSVQHIKSLGVQAGVVLNPGTPAKMLDYLIDDIDLILVMSVNPGFGGQSFIENQLRKIEACRKMIDKSGRDIRLQVDGGIDIHTAPKAIAAGADVLVAGTATFRGGPGAYADNIRKLRGG is encoded by the coding sequence ATGACCCGTCCGATCCTCATTTCTCCGTCCATCCTGTCCGCCGACTTCGCACGGCTGGGCGAGGAAGTCCGCGCCATAGACGAAGCCGGTTGCGACTGGATCCATATCGATGTGATGGACGGGCATTTCGTGCCCAACATCACCATCGGCCCGGCCGTGGTGAAGGCGCTGCGCCCGCACACGCAGAAACCGTTCGACGTCCATCTGATGATCTCGCCGGTGGACCTCTATCTCGACGCTTTCGCCCAGGCCGGCGCCGACATCATCACCGTCCATCCCGAGGCCGGTCCGCACATCCACCGCAGCGTGCAGCATATCAAGTCGCTGGGCGTGCAGGCGGGCGTGGTGCTGAACCCCGGCACGCCGGCCAAGATGCTCGACTATCTGATCGATGATATCGACCTGATCCTGGTGATGAGCGTGAACCCCGGCTTTGGCGGCCAGAGCTTCATCGAGAACCAGCTGCGCAAGATCGAGGCCTGCCGCAAGATGATCGACAAGAGCGGGCGCGACATTCGCCTGCAGGTCGATGGCGGCATAGACATCCATACCGCCCCCAAGGCCATCGCAGCCGGTGCCGACGTGCTGGTGGCGGGTACCGCGACCTTCCGCGGCGGGCCAGGCGCCTATGCCGACAATATCAGGAAGCTGCGGGGCGGGTGA
- a CDS encoding heparinase II/III family protein, with translation MTNHRRLTTPAAPIEADPLPADDGIEQGKRLIRIADDKGLSLAERIANHFYLLSWKTPLHSRRLKGKYPLKLLAVPDDAIPGDLRAGQAIRAGYFLFRGQKLPIDTIDFARLPVGPAFADYLHSFRWLRDLSSAATREQGAPLAEALMRKWLAAHAETPSEPAWRADNAAWRLLFWTAHAPLILSSSDLVYRSLVLNCIARTARHLDRSADKAPLGLPRLTAWGGIVAASMLMPGGNPRKLFGEAGLKRAIDSCFHPDGGIISRSPLAQLEGIMLLSMVAAVYDVRREQIPSFLVEGLTRAVPALLGLIHGDGGLGSWQGAGAIDPATVSAVVQASRVRTRPLRQARDWGYQRLAAGNTVLQIDAAPPPVARLAAAGCASTGAIEISDGQQRLVINCGGAGLEGAFVPRDLAQGLRTTAAHSTLVLDDSNSTALMPDGTLGRGVTEVELNRQELENGSRVDLSHDGYVRRMGYVHRRLLLMSGDGKEIRGEDMLTPAERRKKPTKAPVHLRFHLAPGVEPTLTADNQGALLRIELGALWQFRTGTGVLTVEDSLWVDGEGRPHPTRQLVVTAEALPGGSSFGWLFKRVG, from the coding sequence GTGACGAACCATCGGCGTCTGACCACCCCTGCCGCTCCGATCGAGGCCGACCCTCTTCCGGCCGACGACGGCATCGAACAGGGCAAGCGGCTCATCCGCATCGCGGATGACAAGGGTCTGTCGCTGGCGGAACGGATCGCCAATCATTTCTACCTGCTCAGCTGGAAGACCCCGCTGCACAGCCGTCGGCTGAAGGGCAAATATCCGCTCAAACTGCTGGCCGTACCGGACGATGCGATCCCCGGCGACCTGCGCGCCGGTCAGGCCATACGGGCAGGCTATTTCCTGTTCCGCGGCCAGAAGCTGCCGATCGACACGATCGATTTTGCCCGCCTGCCGGTCGGCCCCGCCTTTGCCGACTATCTGCACAGTTTCCGCTGGCTGCGCGACCTGTCGAGCGCGGCGACCCGCGAACAGGGCGCGCCGCTGGCCGAGGCGCTGATGCGCAAATGGCTGGCTGCCCATGCAGAGACGCCGAGCGAACCGGCCTGGCGCGCCGACAACGCGGCCTGGCGACTGTTGTTCTGGACCGCCCATGCACCGCTGATCCTGTCGTCGAGCGACCTGGTCTATCGCTCGCTGGTGCTCAACTGCATCGCGCGGACCGCACGCCATCTCGACCGCAGCGCCGACAAGGCACCGCTGGGCCTGCCGCGCCTGACCGCCTGGGGCGGGATCGTCGCGGCATCGATGCTGATGCCGGGCGGCAACCCCCGCAAGCTGTTCGGCGAGGCCGGGCTCAAACGCGCGATCGACAGCTGTTTCCATCCCGACGGCGGCATCATTTCGCGATCGCCACTCGCCCAGTTGGAGGGGATCATGCTGCTGTCCATGGTGGCGGCGGTCTATGACGTACGGCGTGAACAAATACCGTCCTTTCTGGTCGAGGGACTGACCCGGGCCGTGCCGGCGTTGCTGGGCCTGATCCATGGCGATGGCGGGCTTGGCAGCTGGCAGGGCGCCGGGGCGATCGATCCGGCGACCGTAAGCGCTGTGGTGCAGGCCAGCCGGGTGCGCACCCGGCCACTGCGGCAGGCGCGCGACTGGGGCTATCAGCGGCTGGCGGCCGGCAACACCGTGCTGCAGATCGACGCCGCGCCACCGCCGGTCGCGCGGCTGGCCGCCGCCGGCTGCGCCTCCACCGGCGCGATCGAAATCAGCGACGGTCAGCAGCGGCTGGTGATCAACTGCGGCGGCGCCGGACTGGAAGGCGCATTCGTGCCGCGCGACCTGGCGCAGGGGCTGCGGACCACGGCCGCCCACAGCACGCTGGTGCTGGATGACAGCAATTCGACCGCGCTGATGCCCGACGGCACGCTGGGCCGCGGCGTGACCGAGGTCGAGCTCAATCGGCAGGAGCTGGAAAATGGCAGCCGCGTCGACCTGAGCCATGACGGCTATGTCCGGCGCATGGGCTATGTCCATCGTCGCCTGTTGTTGATGAGCGGCGACGGCAAGGAAATACGGGGCGAGGATATGTTGACCCCGGCGGAACGGCGCAAGAAGCCGACGAAGGCGCCGGTTCACCTGCGTTTCCACCTGGCGCCGGGCGTGGAGCCCACATTGACAGCCGACAATCAGGGCGCGTTGTTGCGCATCGAACTGGGCGCCCTGTGGCAATTCCGCACCGGCACCGGCGTGCTGACCGTGGAAGACAGCTTGTGGGTCGATGGCGAAGGGCGTCCGCACCCGACCCGCCA